A genomic region of Christiangramia sp. OXR-203 contains the following coding sequences:
- a CDS encoding ferredoxin--NADP reductase, translating to MSNFYPLKIKEIIRETSQAVSLSFDIPENLKEEFQFKAGQYITIKYDAENGEIRRAYSLCSAPASEDFKVTVKEVEGGSFSVIANNKLTAGDILEVHPPEGKFVFEPGNSAKDYAAFAAGSGITPVLSIIKSVLEQEPESRFVLTYGNKSVDDTIFFKELLELQSKFPERLFVEFIYSRTREENAQFGRIETSTVNYILKNKFKDRNFETFYLCGPKKMIDHVTEVLKKNDVRDEQIKFELFTSTSEEKVIEGDTDGKTSVTIVVDDEEYSFSMDRKDVVLDVALEEDIDVPYSCQGGICSSCMARITEGKAEMSKNQILTDAEIEEGFILTCQAHPTTSTLKVDFDDV from the coding sequence ATGAGTAATTTTTACCCGCTAAAAATAAAGGAAATAATTCGTGAAACTTCCCAGGCGGTGAGTTTATCTTTCGATATTCCTGAAAACTTGAAAGAAGAGTTCCAATTCAAGGCCGGGCAGTATATCACTATCAAATATGATGCTGAAAATGGGGAAATAAGAAGAGCCTATTCTCTTTGTTCTGCTCCTGCTTCTGAAGATTTCAAGGTAACCGTAAAAGAAGTAGAAGGCGGTAGCTTTTCAGTGATCGCAAACAATAAACTTACAGCCGGAGATATTCTGGAGGTGCATCCGCCGGAAGGAAAATTTGTTTTTGAACCTGGTAATTCCGCTAAGGATTATGCTGCTTTTGCAGCAGGTAGCGGGATCACGCCGGTGCTTTCCATCATCAAATCTGTATTAGAACAGGAACCCGAAAGTCGGTTTGTGCTAACCTATGGAAATAAATCTGTAGACGATACGATCTTTTTTAAGGAGTTGCTGGAATTGCAATCTAAGTTTCCGGAAAGGCTTTTCGTAGAGTTTATTTACAGCCGTACACGTGAAGAAAATGCACAATTCGGAAGAATCGAAACAAGTACTGTAAACTATATCCTGAAGAATAAATTCAAGGATCGCAATTTCGAAACCTTCTATCTATGCGGACCCAAAAAAATGATCGATCACGTTACTGAAGTATTGAAGAAGAACGATGTTCGTGATGAGCAGATCAAATTCGAATTGTTTACAAGCACTTCAGAAGAAAAAGTGATCGAGGGAGATACTGATGGAAAAACTTCAGTAACGATTGTAGTGGATGATGAAGAGTATAGCTTTTCTATGGATCGTAAAGATGTGGTTCTTGATGTTGCTCTGGAAGAAGATATCGATGTGCCTTATTCCTGCCAGGGCGGAATTTGTAGTAGCTGTATGGCTCGAATTACTGAAGGTAAAGCTGAAATGAGTAAAAACCAGATCTTAACAGATGCAGAGATCGAGGAAGGTTTTATTCTTACCTGCCAGGCGCATCCAACCACTTCTACGCTAAAAGTAGATTTTGATGATGTTTAA
- the atpH gene encoding ATP synthase F1 subunit delta, which translates to MKGNRAAQRYAKAILSLAKDKNSAEAVNSDMQTISATVKNSGDLENMLTSPVVRKGIKKSALLEIFKGLNGVTVGAMDMLLDNDRINILHIVAKQYTMMFNAMNNIQHAKVTTAIPLDAELETIIMAKVKELTGNDAILENVIDESIIGGFVLRVGDLQYDASVARNLDRLKRQLKDNTYVSKI; encoded by the coding sequence ATGAAAGGGAACAGAGCCGCACAACGTTACGCAAAAGCGATCCTTTCACTGGCAAAGGATAAGAATTCGGCGGAAGCTGTAAACAGTGATATGCAAACCATATCTGCTACTGTAAAGAACAGTGGTGATCTGGAGAACATGCTCACGAGTCCGGTGGTTAGAAAAGGCATTAAAAAGAGCGCGCTGCTTGAGATCTTTAAGGGTCTTAATGGTGTTACTGTTGGTGCTATGGATATGCTACTTGACAATGATCGTATTAATATTTTGCACATCGTTGCAAAGCAGTATACGATGATGTTCAACGCTATGAACAATATTCAGCACGCTAAAGTAACCACGGCAATTCCGTTGGATGCTGAGCTGGAAACAATTATCATGGCGAAGGTTAAGGAACTTACAGGTAATGATGCGATCCTTGAGAATGTGATCGACGAGAGCATTATTGGTGGTTTTGTTCTTAGAGTTGGTGACTTGCAGTATGATGCAAGCGTAGCCAGAAACCTGGACAGACTAAAGAGACAATTAAAAGACAACACATACGTTTCAAAAATTTAA
- a CDS encoding glycosyltransferase family 9 protein produces the protein MKDQYSNQHPSTSENKHLLVIRLSAMGDVAMVVPVLSILVRTYPQLTITVLTRSFFFPLFSHLPNVRLYEADVDGVHEGVLGLGTLARELRDEEIDMVADLHDVLRTNVLRSVFYFYGIPFEQIDKGRAEKKALTRETNKIFKQLKTTHQRYADVFEKLGYPIDLSNYTAAARREILPRISDVTGKRKKVKWLGIAPFAQHISKFYPVDLMEQVISSLSSEANTKIFLFGGGEKEKKQLEEWESRFENCVSVVGKLRFAEELSLISNLDMMLSMDSGNAHIAAIFGIPVLSIWGVTHPYVGFAAFNQPMENCILPDLEKYPKIPTSAYGNKVPEGYEDVMRSIPPEVVVSKIQQQLNNS, from the coding sequence ATGAAAGATCAGTATAGCAATCAGCATCCATCAACTTCAGAAAATAAACATCTGTTGGTGATTCGTCTTTCTGCCATGGGAGATGTGGCGATGGTGGTTCCTGTTTTGAGCATTCTGGTTAGAACCTATCCACAGCTTACAATTACGGTACTTACACGTTCTTTCTTTTTTCCGCTATTCAGTCATTTGCCAAATGTGCGGCTCTATGAGGCAGATGTTGATGGCGTTCATGAAGGTGTTCTGGGGCTTGGTACCCTGGCCCGGGAACTTCGTGATGAGGAGATCGATATGGTCGCAGATCTTCATGATGTACTTAGAACCAATGTTTTACGTTCGGTTTTTTATTTCTACGGAATTCCTTTCGAACAAATAGATAAGGGCAGAGCTGAAAAGAAAGCTCTTACACGGGAGACCAACAAGATTTTCAAGCAGCTTAAAACAACCCATCAGCGTTATGCAGATGTTTTTGAAAAACTAGGATACCCGATAGATCTTTCCAATTACACAGCAGCTGCAAGGAGGGAAATACTTCCCAGAATTTCTGATGTTACCGGTAAACGGAAAAAAGTAAAATGGCTTGGAATCGCACCATTTGCCCAGCATATTTCAAAATTTTATCCGGTGGATCTTATGGAACAGGTGATTTCCAGCCTTTCTTCGGAGGCAAATACAAAAATCTTCCTGTTTGGAGGGGGGGAAAAGGAAAAGAAACAGCTGGAAGAATGGGAATCCAGATTTGAGAATTGTGTGAGTGTGGTTGGTAAGCTGAGGTTTGCGGAAGAACTAAGCCTTATCTCTAACCTGGATATGATGTTATCCATGGATAGTGGAAATGCTCATATCGCAGCGATATTCGGGATTCCGGTTCTAAGTATCTGGGGCGTTACCCATCCTTATGTGGGATTCGCTGCATTTAATCAGCCTATGGAGAATTGTATCTTACCGGATCTTGAGAAATATCCAAAGATCCCAACTTCGGCTTATGGCAATAAAGTTCCGGAGGGCTACGAAGATGTTATGCGAAGCATTCCTCCGGAAGTGGTAGTATCTAAAATTCAGCAGCAGCTGAATAATTCTTAA
- a CDS encoding DUF5687 family protein, which translates to MFSKFLWLEWKSFTRSASFGKSLGLKILMIFLALYFSAMFLFLGVALLPLLKESFPEQDPLAIVNRFALTYLGFEFIFRFMLQSLPVMNIKPLMVIPVSKKKAVNYILLKSLYSFYNILPLLWIIPFGLVSILKYDYPAWNVIGWMLGFYALVLCVNYFNFIVKKKFNESLKQLIPVIIGVAILGALDYYGIFDIGSYFGSTLDYLYDQPYLAVIPFILLVILYQWNLSDLRKKFYLDRDLKAKSKEVNTQDLGWTRKFGSIAPFLQLDIKLILRNKRAKTTIFMSLLLLCYGLIFYPNDAYQDMPAFFLFVGIFMTGVFMMNFGQFVPSWDSSYYSMIMSQNIPMRQYLASKMGLITVSVVVLLILTTPYIYFGWEVVLLNITAAIYNIGVNVPMLIFAGSFNIKSIDLDKSPVMNYQGMGVSQWLVGIPVMAFPVFIFWLVNKFISYEVAVGTIAGLGIIGILMRPVLLTYLTQRYRRRKYVTIQGFKQKGE; encoded by the coding sequence ATGTTTAGTAAATTTCTCTGGCTGGAATGGAAATCATTCACAAGGTCGGCCAGTTTTGGAAAAAGTCTGGGATTAAAGATCCTGATGATATTCCTGGCGCTCTATTTTTCGGCCATGTTTTTATTTCTGGGCGTAGCATTACTTCCGCTGCTTAAGGAATCTTTTCCAGAACAGGATCCATTGGCGATCGTGAATAGATTTGCTTTGACTTATCTAGGCTTTGAGTTCATTTTCCGGTTTATGTTGCAAAGCCTACCGGTGATGAATATCAAACCGCTTATGGTAATTCCTGTATCGAAGAAAAAAGCGGTCAATTACATACTTCTTAAATCTCTATACTCATTTTATAACATTTTGCCATTGCTCTGGATCATTCCCTTCGGGCTGGTGAGTATCCTGAAGTATGATTACCCTGCCTGGAATGTTATAGGCTGGATGCTTGGGTTTTACGCACTTGTTTTATGTGTGAACTATTTCAATTTTATTGTCAAGAAGAAGTTCAACGAAAGTCTTAAGCAATTAATTCCGGTTATTATAGGGGTGGCAATTCTGGGTGCTTTGGACTACTATGGTATTTTCGATATTGGAAGTTACTTTGGTTCGACCCTCGATTATTTATATGACCAACCGTACTTAGCAGTCATTCCTTTCATTTTACTGGTTATTCTTTATCAGTGGAATCTTTCAGACTTAAGGAAAAAATTCTATCTGGACCGTGACTTAAAAGCCAAATCTAAGGAAGTGAACACCCAGGATCTTGGTTGGACCCGTAAATTTGGAAGTATTGCACCTTTCCTTCAATTAGATATTAAACTTATTCTTCGGAATAAAAGAGCGAAAACAACCATTTTCATGTCTCTTCTGCTGTTGTGCTATGGGCTCATCTTCTACCCGAACGACGCCTATCAGGACATGCCAGCATTCTTTCTGTTTGTGGGTATTTTTATGACCGGTGTATTTATGATGAATTTTGGTCAATTCGTACCATCCTGGGATTCGTCCTATTACTCCATGATCATGTCTCAAAACATACCTATGAGACAATACCTGGCTTCTAAAATGGGATTAATAACCGTAAGTGTGGTGGTATTGTTGATTCTTACAACTCCCTATATCTATTTTGGATGGGAAGTGGTTTTGCTGAATATTACCGCCGCGATCTATAATATTGGAGTGAACGTTCCTATGCTAATTTTTGCCGGAAGTTTCAACATAAAGAGCATCGATCTTGACAAAAGTCCGGTGATGAATTACCAGGGAATGGGTGTTTCACAATGGCTCGTTGGAATTCCAGTTATGGCATTTCCCGTCTTCATTTTCTGGCTGGTAAATAAATTCATAAGTTATGAAGTTGCCGTGGGAACCATTGCTGGATTGGGTATTATCGGGATCCTTATGCGTCCGGTACTATTAACTTACCTTACACAGCGCTACCGAAGACGTAAATATGTAACGATCCAGGGATTTAAACAAAAAGGAGAATAA
- the atpG gene encoding ATP synthase F1 subunit gamma produces the protein MANLKELRSRITSVSSTMQITSAMKMVSAAKLSKAQDAITSMRPYAEKLTQLLQDLSATLDDDANSKFAEEREVKRVLIVAISSNKGLAGAFNTNIIKKVKSKVAADYQNTEVELLTLGKKGNDILKKTFEVYKNDNAIFDDLSFENVSAIAEELMQVFVDGKFDKIELVYNQFKNAGTQIVIDEQFLPIERFETESEKQLDYIFEPSKIEIVKDLIPKSLKMQLFKALRDSFASEHGARMTAMHKATDNAKELRDDLKLSYNKARQASITNEILEIVGGAEALNG, from the coding sequence ATGGCAAACTTAAAAGAATTACGTAGCAGGATTACTTCGGTTTCCTCAACGATGCAGATCACCAGCGCCATGAAAATGGTATCGGCTGCTAAGTTGAGCAAGGCTCAGGATGCAATTACATCCATGAGACCTTATGCTGAAAAGTTAACACAATTGCTGCAGGATTTAAGTGCTACTCTGGATGATGATGCGAACAGCAAATTTGCTGAAGAGCGCGAAGTAAAAAGAGTACTCATCGTAGCTATATCTTCTAATAAAGGTCTGGCCGGTGCTTTTAATACCAATATCATCAAAAAGGTAAAAAGTAAGGTTGCTGCAGATTATCAAAATACAGAAGTAGAACTTCTAACTCTTGGAAAAAAGGGTAATGATATTCTGAAGAAAACCTTTGAGGTTTACAAGAACGATAACGCTATTTTCGATGATCTTTCTTTCGAGAATGTTTCTGCAATTGCTGAAGAACTTATGCAGGTTTTCGTTGATGGGAAATTCGATAAGATCGAACTTGTTTATAACCAGTTTAAAAATGCCGGAACTCAGATCGTGATAGATGAGCAGTTCCTTCCAATCGAAAGATTTGAAACGGAATCTGAAAAGCAACTGGATTATATTTTCGAACCATCGAAAATTGAGATTGTTAAAGATCTTATACCAAAGTCATTGAAGATGCAACTTTTTAAGGCTCTTAGAGACTCTTTTGCTTCTGAACATGGCGCACGTATGACTGCGATGCATAAAGCGACAGACAACGCCAAGGAACTTAGAGATGATCTTAAATTATCTTATAACAAAGCAAGACAGGCATCTATTACCAATGAGATCCTTGAGATCGTTGGTGGAGCTGAAGCTTTGAACGGATAA
- the atpE gene encoding ATP synthase F0 subunit C → MEYLHIGLAALGAGLAVVGAAIGVGKIGGSAMDAIARQPEAAGKIQTAMIIAAALVEGVALFGVVAALLGVLTVPA, encoded by the coding sequence ATGGAGTATTTACACATTGGACTTGCAGCTTTAGGAGCTGGTCTTGCAGTTGTTGGAGCCGCTATCGGTGTTGGTAAAATTGGTGGTTCTGCCATGGATGCTATCGCACGTCAGCCAGAGGCTGCTGGGAAAATCCAGACTGCTATGATTATTGCTGCTGCACTTGTAGAAGGTGTTGCACTTTTTGGAGTGGTAGCTGCTTTGCTAGGGGTACTTACTGTACCGGCATAG
- a CDS encoding DUF4254 domain-containing protein: protein MFSDKANTIFREVIELYHEKDSVEQDFKNPYDAEKNLLEHLLFRKCWIDTVQWHYEDIIRDQNIDPVAALTLKRKIDASNQDRTDTVEYIDSYFLEKYKDVKANTDATINSESPAWAIDRLSILALKIYHMNEEAQRTDASEKHQMACKAKLDILLEQCVDLSTAINQLLEDIEKGEKYMKVYKQMKMYNDDELNPVLRGNK from the coding sequence ATGTTTTCAGATAAAGCCAATACTATTTTTAGAGAAGTGATCGAACTCTATCATGAGAAAGATAGCGTAGAACAGGATTTCAAAAATCCTTATGATGCTGAAAAAAACCTTCTGGAACATTTACTTTTCAGAAAATGCTGGATAGATACCGTTCAATGGCATTATGAAGATATTATTCGCGACCAGAATATTGACCCGGTTGCAGCATTAACTTTAAAGCGTAAGATCGATGCTTCCAACCAGGACAGAACCGATACAGTAGAGTATATTGATAGTTATTTTCTTGAGAAATATAAGGATGTAAAAGCAAACACAGATGCCACGATCAATTCTGAAAGTCCGGCATGGGCGATCGATCGTTTATCTATTCTGGCGCTGAAGATCTATCATATGAACGAAGAAGCACAGCGTACAGATGCTTCAGAAAAGCACCAGATGGCCTGTAAAGCCAAGTTGGATATACTTCTGGAACAATGTGTAGACCTTTCTACGGCGATCAATCAGCTTCTGGAAGACATCGAAAAAGGTGAAAAGTACATGAAAGTGTATAAGCAAATGAAGATGTATAATGACGATGAGCTTAATCCTGTTCTAAGAGGTAATAAGTAG
- a CDS encoding ATP-binding cassette domain-containing protein, whose amino-acid sequence MITATNLSKVYNGNKVLDIEHLEIPSGQNFGLVGNNGAGKTTFFSLLLDLIQPTSGNIFNQDITVSESEDWKTFTSSFIDESFLIGYLTPEEYFYFIGDLRNRNRADVDSFLTQFQDFFNEEIIGRKKYLRDLSKGNQKKVGIVAALIGDPEVVILDEPFANLDPTTQIRLKKILKELSNTSGTTVLISSHDLIHVTEVCERIVVLDRGVPVRDITTSEATLKELEDYFSSEIVEA is encoded by the coding sequence ATGATCACAGCAACCAATCTTTCAAAAGTATATAACGGAAACAAAGTGCTTGATATCGAGCATCTGGAAATTCCTTCAGGACAAAATTTCGGACTCGTAGGTAACAACGGTGCGGGTAAAACCACATTTTTTAGCTTGCTGCTGGATCTTATTCAGCCCACTTCCGGAAATATCTTTAATCAGGATATAACGGTGAGCGAAAGCGAGGACTGGAAAACTTTTACTTCTTCCTTTATCGATGAAAGTTTCCTTATTGGTTACCTGACTCCAGAAGAATATTTTTACTTTATTGGAGATCTCCGGAATAGAAATCGGGCAGATGTAGACTCATTCTTAACGCAGTTTCAGGATTTTTTCAATGAAGAGATCATTGGTCGCAAGAAATATCTTCGGGATCTTTCAAAAGGAAACCAGAAAAAGGTAGGAATCGTAGCCGCATTGATCGGTGATCCTGAAGTGGTTATTCTCGACGAACCATTTGCAAACCTGGATCCAACCACACAGATCAGATTAAAAAAAATACTGAAAGAACTTTCAAATACCTCTGGAACCACTGTCCTCATTTCCAGTCATGATCTTATTCATGTTACTGAAGTTTGCGAAAGAATCGTTGTCCTGGATAGGGGAGTGCCGGTTCGTGATATAACTACTTCCGAAGCTACCCTGAAGGAACTGGAGGATTATTTTTCCAGTGAGATCGTTGAGGCCTAG
- the atpA gene encoding F0F1 ATP synthase subunit alpha yields MAEVNPAEVSAILKRQLSGFESKASLDEVGTVLTVGDGIANIYGLANAQYGELVQFESGLEGIVLNLEEDNVGVVLLGPAKEIKEGSTVKRTQRIASINVGEGIVGRVVDTLGAPIDGKGPIEGETFEMPLERKAPGVIYRQPVTEPLQTGIKSIDAMVPVGRGQRELIIGDRQTGKTVVAIDTILNQKEFYDAGEPVFCIYVAIGQKASTVAAIAKTLEDKGALAYTTIVAANASDPAPMQVYAPFAGAAIGEYFRDTGRPALIVYDDLSKQAVAYREVSLLLRRPPGREAYPGDVFFLHSRLLERAAKVIADDDIAKQMNDLPDSLKDKVKGGGSLTALPIIETQAGDVSAYIPTNVISITDGQIFLTSDLFNSGVRPAIDVGISVSRVGGNAQIKSMKKVAGTLKLDQAQYRELEAFAKFGSDLDASTMSVISKGKRNVEILKQGQNDPYPVENQIAIIYAGSKNLLRDVPVEKVKEFELEYLDYLNSKHRDTLDTLKAGKLTDEVTDTLTKAAKELSGKYKK; encoded by the coding sequence ATGGCAGAAGTAAATCCTGCTGAAGTATCAGCAATATTAAAACGACAATTATCAGGTTTTGAATCCAAGGCCTCTCTTGATGAAGTAGGTACCGTTCTAACCGTTGGTGACGGTATTGCGAACATCTACGGACTTGCAAACGCTCAATATGGAGAACTTGTTCAGTTCGAGAGTGGATTGGAAGGAATCGTTCTAAACCTTGAGGAAGATAATGTTGGGGTAGTACTTTTAGGTCCTGCAAAAGAGATCAAAGAAGGTTCTACAGTAAAAAGAACTCAGCGAATTGCTTCTATCAATGTAGGTGAAGGTATTGTTGGCCGTGTGGTTGATACTCTTGGAGCTCCAATTGATGGTAAAGGTCCAATTGAAGGTGAGACATTTGAAATGCCTCTTGAGCGTAAAGCTCCGGGAGTAATTTATCGTCAGCCTGTAACTGAGCCATTGCAAACTGGTATTAAATCTATCGATGCTATGGTACCGGTAGGAAGAGGACAGCGTGAGCTTATAATTGGTGACCGTCAAACAGGTAAGACTGTGGTTGCAATTGATACCATTCTTAACCAGAAAGAATTTTACGATGCCGGTGAGCCGGTATTCTGTATATATGTAGCGATCGGGCAGAAAGCCTCTACCGTTGCTGCTATTGCCAAGACACTTGAAGATAAAGGTGCGCTTGCATATACTACCATTGTTGCTGCAAATGCATCAGATCCTGCTCCAATGCAGGTGTATGCTCCATTTGCCGGTGCGGCGATTGGTGAATACTTTAGAGATACAGGTCGTCCTGCATTGATCGTTTATGATGATCTTTCCAAGCAGGCAGTTGCTTACCGTGAGGTTTCTCTTTTACTTCGTCGTCCACCAGGACGTGAAGCATATCCTGGGGATGTATTCTTCCTTCACTCAAGACTTCTTGAGCGTGCAGCGAAGGTAATTGCCGATGATGATATCGCGAAGCAAATGAATGATCTTCCAGATAGCTTGAAAGACAAGGTAAAAGGAGGTGGATCTTTAACTGCACTTCCAATTATCGAAACTCAGGCGGGTGACGTTTCAGCATATATTCCAACCAACGTAATTTCGATTACAGATGGTCAGATCTTCTTAACATCAGATCTATTTAACTCGGGTGTACGTCCTGCGATTGACGTGGGTATTTCAGTATCTCGTGTGGGTGGTAACGCTCAGATCAAGTCGATGAAAAAGGTTGCAGGTACATTAAAACTTGACCAGGCTCAGTATCGTGAACTTGAAGCATTTGCCAAGTTTGGATCCGACCTTGATGCATCAACGATGAGTGTGATCTCTAAAGGTAAGCGTAACGTGGAAATCCTAAAGCAGGGACAAAACGATCCTTACCCGGTAGAAAACCAGATCGCGATCATCTACGCTGGTTCTAAGAACTTACTTAGAGATGTACCGGTAGAGAAAGTAAAAGAATTTGAATTAGAATATCTGGATTACTTGAATTCTAAGCATAGAGATACTTTGGATACTCTTAAAGCAGGAAAACTTACAGATGAAGTAACAGATACTTTGACTAAGGCTGCTAAAGAGCTTTCAGGGAAATACAAGAAATAG
- a CDS encoding F0F1 ATP synthase subunit B, with product MDLITPDFGLFFWQTIVFLVLLFLMAKFAWRPILNSVRDREQSINDALASAENARKEMQNLKSDNEQLMKEARAERDAILKEARELKEKTIASAAEEAKLKADRIVADAQKSIELEKQSALAELKNQVAELSVEIAEKVVRKELSSKNEQRQMIEKMLSDAKLN from the coding sequence ATGGATTTAATCACTCCCGATTTTGGCTTGTTTTTCTGGCAAACGATCGTCTTTCTGGTGCTTTTGTTTCTTATGGCAAAATTCGCCTGGAGACCTATCCTTAATTCTGTAAGAGATAGGGAACAGTCTATCAACGACGCGTTGGCTTCAGCTGAAAATGCTCGTAAGGAAATGCAGAATCTTAAATCTGATAATGAGCAATTGATGAAAGAAGCTCGTGCAGAAAGAGATGCTATCCTTAAAGAAGCACGTGAGTTGAAAGAAAAAACGATCGCTTCAGCAGCTGAAGAAGCGAAGCTTAAAGCAGACAGAATTGTTGCAGATGCTCAAAAGAGTATCGAACTTGAAAAACAATCTGCTCTTGCTGAACTTAAAAATCAGGTTGCAGAGCTTTCAGTAGAAATTGCTGAGAAAGTTGTGCGTAAAGAACTATCAAGTAAGAACGAACAACGCCAGATGATCGAGAAGATGCTGAGCGATGCTAAGTTAAACTAA
- a CDS encoding polymer-forming cytoskeletal protein — MFSDTKKSRSSADQREQNRIAAGTIITGEVSGKGCFRIEGKLEGSLKTTGKVVISKGGVINGTLECDSADIEGNFNGKLLVKDVLSLRGTAHIEGEVIAGKLAVETGAVFNATCEMNGGIKPLKAKNEKRSA, encoded by the coding sequence ATGTTTTCAGATACCAAAAAGTCCAGAAGCTCTGCAGATCAGCGTGAGCAAAATCGTATTGCAGCAGGAACAATTATAACCGGTGAGGTCTCTGGAAAAGGATGCTTCAGAATAGAAGGCAAGCTAGAAGGTAGTCTTAAGACTACCGGAAAGGTTGTAATAAGTAAAGGCGGAGTGATAAATGGTACTCTGGAATGTGATAGCGCAGATATTGAAGGAAACTTTAATGGCAAATTGCTGGTAAAAGACGTACTTAGTCTCCGCGGTACGGCTCATATTGAAGGAGAAGTGATCGCCGGTAAACTTGCGGTAGAAACGGGAGCAGTATTTAATGCGACCTGTGAAATGAATGGAGGTATAAAACCTCTTAAAGCGAAAAATGAAAAACGATCAGCGTAA
- a CDS encoding AtpZ/AtpI family protein encodes MKNDQRNKYLGFINIAFQMGLLIAAGVFAGIWLDNKFPNKFSVYTISLSLAGVFISLYLVYREVKNLNEDE; translated from the coding sequence ATGAAAAACGATCAGCGTAACAAGTATCTGGGTTTTATAAATATAGCCTTTCAAATGGGGCTTCTCATAGCTGCCGGAGTTTTCGCGGGCATCTGGCTTGACAACAAGTTTCCGAACAAATTTTCTGTATATACAATTTCTCTATCTCTTGCCGGGGTGTTTATCTCACTTTACCTTGTTTACAGAGAGGTCAAAAATCTGAACGAAGACGAATAA
- the atpB gene encoding F0F1 ATP synthase subunit A: MIAQKSLVISLYFTLALAIFPAFTFAQEHGEEHSDLQEAEEEFNATEMILHHIGDSHGWHFFGSGDNSYTLPLPVILYTENGLVTFMSSEFHHDTEGHHVVEKDGMRFVNLHEDIYRLNDGATAVELDAEEHPVNASKPWDFSITKNVAAMLLTVILMLLFFTSLARHHKKNAHAPKGFNNILETLVIFVRDDIAIPQLGEKRYMKFMPFLLSVFFFIWITNLLGLLPGAANVTGNIAVTVSLGLFTLALILINGNKDFWKHTLWMPGVPTFVKPILAVVELAGVFIKPIALMIRLFANITAGHIIILSLIGLIFILENAGIAGVSVPFALFITVLELLVAFLQAFIFTMLSALFIGMAVEEHEHH; encoded by the coding sequence ATGATAGCACAGAAATCTTTAGTGATTAGCTTGTACTTTACATTGGCCTTAGCCATTTTCCCAGCCTTTACCTTTGCTCAGGAGCACGGAGAGGAGCATTCCGATCTTCAGGAAGCTGAAGAAGAGTTTAACGCAACAGAGATGATTTTGCATCATATCGGTGATTCTCACGGTTGGCATTTCTTTGGTTCCGGAGACAACTCGTATACATTGCCTTTACCGGTTATTCTTTATACGGAAAACGGTCTGGTAACTTTTATGTCTAGTGAATTTCACCATGATACTGAAGGTCATCATGTAGTTGAAAAAGACGGAATGCGTTTTGTAAATCTTCATGAGGATATTTACAGGCTTAATGATGGTGCAACCGCTGTGGAGCTTGACGCTGAGGAGCATCCGGTAAACGCTTCTAAACCATGGGATTTTTCTATTACAAAGAACGTTGCGGCTATGCTGCTTACAGTGATCTTAATGCTGTTGTTTTTCACAAGCCTGGCCAGACATCATAAAAAGAATGCACATGCGCCAAAAGGTTTTAATAATATTCTTGAGACACTTGTGATTTTTGTTAGAGATGATATCGCGATTCCACAATTAGGAGAAAAGAGATACATGAAATTCATGCCTTTCTTATTATCGGTATTCTTTTTTATCTGGATCACTAACTTACTTGGTCTGTTACCAGGAGCTGCAAACGTTACCGGTAATATTGCTGTAACCGTTTCACTTGGTTTATTTACACTTGCCTTAATATTAATCAATGGTAATAAGGATTTCTGGAAGCACACATTATGGATGCCGGGAGTTCCTACTTTTGTAAAACCAATTCTTGCAGTCGTGGAACTTGCAGGGGTATTTATTAAGCCTATCGCGCTTATGATTCGTTTATTCGCGAATATCACGGCAGGGCACATTATTATCCTGAGTTTGATCGGGTTGATCTTTATCTTAGAAAATGCAGGTATCGCCGGAGTTTCGGTTCCGTTTGCCTTATTTATAACAGTACTGGAATTGTTAGTAGCATTCCTACAAGCGTTTATTTTTACAATGCTGTCTGCCCTGTTTATCGGGATGGCAGTTGAGGAACATGAACATCATTAA